A genomic window from Vitis riparia cultivar Riparia Gloire de Montpellier isolate 1030 chromosome 18, EGFV_Vit.rip_1.0, whole genome shotgun sequence includes:
- the LOC117907481 gene encoding uncharacterized protein LOC117907481 isoform X2: MSHRRGRVQIVSPEDELDNLQQLLDIQPAATTTPSSSDPSDSSDPSVVGSSSSKKRTRGLTRNLDLLSMKPGEKKTTRFNTRGQVVYDGKGERLSSYMGTLVRSQHNVPIQVQDWNHVSEDVKEKIWALVLEKYELEETYEERLCHRPPHLSDDDWRWLIHFWGTPEAKAQKKEDRSEPNRIEMFALTHTRKDGTPVDDHSKEIMDQFQQLLSQLEGTSSSTSASSGASTSVSSTYVDEIYTQVMGPERHGRVRGYGFGPTPTSIFGSTSRRRSGVILSTQLENAQEMLIAAEQKFTTATEELSNVKDELSHVKETFEERLIEVQKKTREEVKEEFEEKMMEMQRKMQAQMQAQIQEQMMQMIQQFQQKQ; this comes from the exons ATGTCACATCGAAGAGGAAGAgtacaaatagtgtctccagAAGATGAGTTGGACAATCTACAACAACTCTTAGACATACAACCTGCTGCAACTACTACTCCTAGTAGTTCTGATCCTTCTGATTCTTCAGATCCTTCTGTTGTTG GTTCATCCTCTAGCaaaaagaggacacgtggccTAACACGTAACTTAGATTTACTTAGTATGAAACcgggggaaaaaaaaactacacgATTCAATACCAGAGGGCAAGTTGTTTATGATGGAAAAGGGGAAAGATTGTCAAGCTATATGGGAACATTGGTGCGATCTCAACACAATGTACCCATCCAAGTTCAAGATTGGAATCATGTTAGTGAAGATGTGAAGGAAAAGATTTGGGCCTTAGTATTG gaaaaatatgaactagAAGAAACAT ATGAGGAGAGATTGTGCCATCGACCTCCACACTTATCGGATGATGATTGGAGGTGGCTCATCCACTTTTGGGGTACACCTGAGGCCAAG GCACAAAAGAAGGAGGATCGAAGTGAGCCCAATAGAATTGAGATGTTTGCCCTGACACACACAAGAAAAGATGGGACACCTGTTGATGATCATTCTAAGGAGATTATG gATCAATTTCAACAATTACTATCTCAACTTGAGGGgacatcttcttctacttctgcaTCATCTGGAGCATCTACATCTGTATCATCTAC ATATGTAGATGAGATATATACTCAAGTCATGGGTCCAGAGAGGCATGGTCGTGTTCGAGGGTATGGATTTGGTCCTACTCCTACCTCAATCTTTGGTTCTACTAGTAGAAGACGATCAGGAGTTATTCTTTCAACACAACTTGAAAATGCCCAAGAGATGCTAATAGCTGCAGAACAAAAGTTTACAACTGCAACTGAAGAACTCTCAAATGTGAAAGATGAACTCTCacatgtgaaagaaacatttgaagagaGGTTGATAGAAGTTCAAAAGAAGACAcgtgaagaagtgaaagaagagtttgaagaaaaaatgatggaaatgcaaagaaaaatgcaagcacaaatgcaagcacaaattcAAGAACAGATGATGCAAATGATACAACAATTTCAGCAAAAGCAGTAG
- the LOC117907481 gene encoding uncharacterized protein LOC117907481 isoform X1, which yields MSHRRGRVQIVSPEDELDNLQQLLDIQPAATTTPSSSDPSDSSDPSVVGSSSSKKRTRGLTRNLDLLSMKPGEKKTTRFNTRGQVVYDGKGERLSSYMGTLVRSQHNVPIQVQDWNHVSEDVKEKIWALVLEKYELEETYEERLCHRPPHLSDDDWRWLIHFWGTPEAKKKNKANRAKQVIKHTSGSKSYAQIRYEQAQKKEDRSEPNRIEMFALTHTRKDGTPVDDHSKEIMDQFQQLLSQLEGTSSSTSASSGASTSVSSTYVDEIYTQVMGPERHGRVRGYGFGPTPTSIFGSTSRRRSGVILSTQLENAQEMLIAAEQKFTTATEELSNVKDELSHVKETFEERLIEVQKKTREEVKEEFEEKMMEMQRKMQAQMQAQIQEQMMQMIQQFQQKQ from the exons ATGTCACATCGAAGAGGAAGAgtacaaatagtgtctccagAAGATGAGTTGGACAATCTACAACAACTCTTAGACATACAACCTGCTGCAACTACTACTCCTAGTAGTTCTGATCCTTCTGATTCTTCAGATCCTTCTGTTGTTG GTTCATCCTCTAGCaaaaagaggacacgtggccTAACACGTAACTTAGATTTACTTAGTATGAAACcgggggaaaaaaaaactacacgATTCAATACCAGAGGGCAAGTTGTTTATGATGGAAAAGGGGAAAGATTGTCAAGCTATATGGGAACATTGGTGCGATCTCAACACAATGTACCCATCCAAGTTCAAGATTGGAATCATGTTAGTGAAGATGTGAAGGAAAAGATTTGGGCCTTAGTATTG gaaaaatatgaactagAAGAAACAT ATGAGGAGAGATTGTGCCATCGACCTCCACACTTATCGGATGATGATTGGAGGTGGCTCATCCACTTTTGGGGTACACCTGAGGCCAAG aaaaaaaacaaggcaaataGGGCAAAACAAGTGATAAAGCATACATCGGGATCAAAAAGTTATGCTCAAATTCGATATGAACAg GCACAAAAGAAGGAGGATCGAAGTGAGCCCAATAGAATTGAGATGTTTGCCCTGACACACACAAGAAAAGATGGGACACCTGTTGATGATCATTCTAAGGAGATTATG gATCAATTTCAACAATTACTATCTCAACTTGAGGGgacatcttcttctacttctgcaTCATCTGGAGCATCTACATCTGTATCATCTAC ATATGTAGATGAGATATATACTCAAGTCATGGGTCCAGAGAGGCATGGTCGTGTTCGAGGGTATGGATTTGGTCCTACTCCTACCTCAATCTTTGGTTCTACTAGTAGAAGACGATCAGGAGTTATTCTTTCAACACAACTTGAAAATGCCCAAGAGATGCTAATAGCTGCAGAACAAAAGTTTACAACTGCAACTGAAGAACTCTCAAATGTGAAAGATGAACTCTCacatgtgaaagaaacatttgaagagaGGTTGATAGAAGTTCAAAAGAAGACAcgtgaagaagtgaaagaagagtttgaagaaaaaatgatggaaatgcaaagaaaaatgcaagcacaaatgcaagcacaaattcAAGAACAGATGATGCAAATGATACAACAATTTCAGCAAAAGCAGTAG